The following coding sequences lie in one Mycobacterium sp. Z3061 genomic window:
- a CDS encoding polyketide synthase produces the protein MSDSLADGYVADPVVIIGMALEAPGGVDSTEGYWALLSQQREGLSQLPVDRGWPVSDLLSGREGFKKIQNAGGFLSGAGTFDPGFFGITVREATTMDPQQRVALRVSWRALESSGINPDDLAGHDVGCYVGAYTTGYGPDMAKYSRHSGHLITGSACGVISGRIAYLMGLAGPAITVDTSCSSALTAMHVAVQALRAGDCDMALAGGVCVMGSPGFFVEFSKQHALSDDGRCRPYSAQASGTVWAEGAAMYVLQHKSAALRAGNRILAEIRASALNQDGRSAGLSAPSAPAQSRLFRRALGQAGLRPEQVGMVEGHGTGTRLGDQTELRSLADVYGDSPPGRGPMLGSVKSNFGHAQAAAGALGLAKILVSAEHRAIPPTLHVEEANPEVDWENQGLRLAREMTPWPAASGCRTGAVSAFGISGTNAHLIVSVPEAA, from the coding sequence ATGTCTGACAGCCTGGCCGACGGCTACGTAGCCGACCCGGTCGTCATCATCGGGATGGCGCTCGAAGCGCCGGGCGGGGTGGACAGCACCGAGGGATACTGGGCGTTGCTGTCGCAACAGCGTGAAGGCCTGTCTCAACTCCCGGTTGACCGGGGCTGGCCGGTCAGCGACTTGCTCAGCGGCCGTGAGGGTTTCAAGAAGATTCAGAACGCCGGCGGATTCCTCTCGGGCGCCGGTACTTTCGACCCCGGATTCTTCGGCATCACGGTGCGTGAGGCAACGACCATGGACCCCCAGCAACGGGTCGCACTGAGAGTCTCGTGGCGTGCCCTGGAGAGCAGCGGCATCAACCCCGACGATCTGGCCGGTCACGATGTGGGTTGTTACGTCGGCGCTTACACCACCGGATACGGCCCGGACATGGCGAAGTACTCTCGCCACAGCGGTCACCTGATCACCGGATCGGCTTGCGGTGTGATCTCCGGGCGGATCGCCTACCTGATGGGACTGGCAGGACCGGCCATCACCGTCGACACTTCGTGTTCTTCGGCACTGACAGCGATGCACGTCGCGGTGCAGGCATTGCGCGCCGGTGACTGCGACATGGCACTCGCCGGGGGAGTCTGCGTTATGGGTTCGCCCGGATTCTTCGTCGAGTTCTCGAAGCAGCACGCGCTTTCCGACGACGGCCGCTGCCGGCCTTACAGCGCGCAGGCCAGCGGCACGGTGTGGGCTGAGGGCGCGGCGATGTATGTGCTGCAACACAAGTCGGCCGCCCTGCGCGCCGGAAATCGAATCCTCGCCGAAATTCGGGCAAGTGCGCTCAATCAGGACGGCCGGAGTGCCGGCCTGTCGGCGCCGTCGGCGCCGGCGCAGAGTCGGCTGTTCAGGCGCGCCCTGGGCCAGGCCGGGCTGCGGCCCGAGCAAGTGGGCATGGTTGAAGGACACGGCACTGGTACCAGGCTGGGCGATCAGACCGAATTACGCTCGCTGGCAGACGTTTACGGCGATTCGCCGCCCGGTCGCGGCCCGATGCTGGGATCGGTGAAGTCCAACTTCGGCCATGCCCAGGCGGCGGCCGGCGCGCTGGGACTCGCCAAGATCCTGGTCTCGGCAGAGCACCGGGCAATTCCACCTACGTTGCATGTCGAGGAAGCCAATCCCGAAGTCGACTGGGAAAATCAAGGTTTGCGTTTGGCGCGAGAGATGACTCCGTGGCCGGCCGCATCCGGATGCCGCACCGGCGCCGTCTCGGCATTCGGAATAAGCGGTACCAACGCTCACCTGATCGTCTCCGTGCCGGAGGCGGCCTGA
- the mbtD gene encoding mycobactin polyketide synthase MbtD: MVSARLPDGRVPVLLSAHEDELICDDAVAILRFLKQLSESDDVPTAVSTTLLRTRRVRRHRALIRAADRTELEDGLRALAEGDDHPLVTRSSQHDASGVAFVFPGQGREWPGMGTEALQRIPSYQDEAQRCEHAFAAAGLSSPMHYLQGGEGRRYTQTEIQAAHFTHAVSLARVWRACGAVPDVTVGHSLGEVAAAYVAGAISLPAAVGLVAARAAVVDRLPGSYGMAALGVGAGEADELIAETPGWLEISVLNSASSSVVSGERAAVAACVRRAEQRGIFARELTVDFPAHTSRLESLRSMFCDLLPEAEFLDAGIDFISSARGDLVAAETDFTGYWFENLRNTVRFDAAVTCAARRGTGTYIEMSAHPSLLYALGELAEEALIVGSGLRDESLVDRLSANIASVAVHNPKVEWSTDSPLLWGFPAAPMRAIHLWAAPEPLTPPPAPGPKVFYEEWQARPLVSDAADRASRTVAIVGPGDANSVVAQTLSESAASRYGYELTEPDDAEVTVIVAPSIVEPDVLAAADRLQRIDYNGLIGPKCRRVWLITTGGEQVHPDAAPGLPGQAALAAMHRSVGFEYPDVTFAHLDLPGTGADLPAARCGLDQLLGRDTEIALRRNGSDQTGMQLFVRTLREDVTPVGTAAATSLDNVVITGGNGTIGMRYARHCIRAGAGRVILLSRGGVDTSELARLTEGSAAEVHAPACDITDPEAVAAVANEYAGDGPSLLIHAAGTATFARHDQLAADDIAGVLSAKVAGLKRMVTSWPLRADTRILLCSSVSGVWGGYGHGAYAASNRMLDSMAAALRADGLDCSAVRWGLWQDTKIADAQEITRIERSGLIAMDPDAAISASLGRRRNDPLIAAADLGRLRVFFESQGLAMPFTGHHSGPAEDAGVEPDAPVADIVRAEIAAVLSIDDPASVDLNAALVDLGADSMLALDLRDRLRRSTGESIAAAKLLGGMTGSDLIHALTPKN; this comes from the coding sequence ATGGTGTCCGCCCGGCTTCCAGATGGCCGTGTCCCGGTCCTGCTCAGCGCCCACGAGGACGAGTTGATCTGTGACGATGCCGTCGCCATCCTGCGGTTTCTGAAGCAACTCAGTGAGAGTGACGATGTCCCGACGGCAGTGTCCACTACGCTGCTCCGCACCCGGCGGGTGCGACGGCACCGCGCGCTCATCCGCGCCGCCGATCGCACCGAACTGGAAGACGGGCTGCGCGCCCTGGCCGAAGGCGACGACCACCCCTTGGTGACGCGGTCATCGCAACACGACGCATCCGGAGTCGCGTTCGTCTTTCCGGGTCAGGGTAGGGAATGGCCAGGCATGGGAACCGAAGCCCTCCAACGCATTCCGTCCTACCAGGATGAAGCACAGCGCTGCGAGCACGCATTCGCCGCGGCGGGACTGTCCTCGCCGATGCACTACCTGCAGGGCGGTGAAGGCCGTCGCTATACCCAAACCGAAATCCAGGCTGCACATTTCACGCATGCCGTCAGCCTGGCCCGGGTGTGGCGGGCGTGCGGAGCGGTACCCGACGTCACGGTGGGCCACAGCCTGGGCGAGGTCGCCGCCGCCTATGTGGCAGGCGCCATCTCGTTACCGGCAGCGGTTGGCCTGGTCGCCGCGCGTGCCGCCGTCGTAGACCGGCTACCGGGCAGCTACGGTATGGCCGCTCTGGGAGTCGGTGCTGGCGAAGCCGACGAACTCATCGCCGAAACACCGGGCTGGCTGGAGATCTCGGTGTTGAACTCCGCGTCGTCGAGCGTCGTATCCGGGGAACGAGCCGCCGTCGCCGCGTGCGTTCGGAGGGCAGAACAACGGGGTATCTTCGCGCGCGAGTTGACGGTCGATTTTCCGGCGCACACCAGCCGCCTGGAGTCACTGCGCTCGATGTTCTGCGACCTCCTGCCTGAGGCGGAATTCCTCGATGCAGGTATAGATTTCATCAGTTCGGCCCGGGGGGACCTGGTCGCCGCCGAGACCGACTTCACCGGTTACTGGTTTGAAAACCTGCGCAACACGGTCCGTTTCGACGCAGCGGTTACGTGCGCGGCGCGACGTGGCACCGGAACCTACATCGAGATGTCGGCACATCCCTCGCTGCTGTATGCACTTGGCGAACTCGCCGAGGAGGCGCTCATCGTCGGCTCGGGGCTGCGCGACGAGTCGCTGGTGGACCGGCTTTCCGCCAACATCGCCTCCGTCGCTGTGCACAATCCAAAAGTCGAGTGGTCGACTGACTCGCCGCTCCTCTGGGGCTTCCCCGCCGCACCGATGCGGGCGATTCACCTGTGGGCAGCGCCGGAGCCGCTGACACCGCCACCGGCCCCCGGCCCGAAGGTGTTCTACGAGGAGTGGCAGGCACGTCCGCTTGTCTCCGATGCGGCGGACCGGGCCTCCCGCACCGTCGCGATAGTGGGGCCCGGAGATGCGAATAGTGTCGTGGCACAGACACTGTCAGAGAGCGCCGCGTCGCGGTACGGATATGAGCTGACGGAGCCCGACGACGCCGAGGTCACCGTCATTGTGGCACCGTCAATTGTCGAGCCGGATGTGCTTGCCGCGGCAGACCGCCTGCAGCGCATCGACTACAACGGTCTGATCGGGCCGAAGTGCCGGCGTGTCTGGTTGATCACCACGGGCGGTGAACAAGTGCACCCAGACGCCGCGCCGGGGCTGCCGGGGCAGGCGGCGTTGGCGGCGATGCACCGCAGCGTCGGCTTCGAATATCCCGATGTCACGTTCGCTCACCTGGACCTGCCCGGCACCGGTGCGGACTTGCCGGCCGCCCGCTGCGGCCTCGATCAGTTGCTCGGCCGGGATACTGAGATTGCGCTGCGGCGCAACGGCTCTGACCAGACTGGGATGCAGCTGTTCGTCCGGACGCTTCGGGAGGACGTGACACCGGTCGGGACCGCAGCGGCGACGTCGCTGGACAACGTGGTGATCACGGGCGGCAACGGCACCATCGGCATGCGCTACGCGCGGCACTGCATCAGGGCCGGCGCCGGCCGAGTGATTCTGTTGAGCCGCGGCGGTGTTGACACCTCAGAGCTGGCGCGATTGACCGAGGGCTCGGCGGCCGAGGTTCATGCGCCTGCGTGCGATATCACCGACCCCGAGGCCGTGGCGGCAGTGGCGAACGAGTACGCCGGCGACGGCCCCTCCCTGCTGATCCATGCGGCCGGTACCGCTACCTTCGCCCGGCACGACCAATTGGCCGCCGACGACATCGCCGGAGTGTTGTCCGCCAAGGTGGCCGGGCTGAAGCGGATGGTCACCAGCTGGCCGCTTCGCGCGGACACCCGAATTCTGTTGTGCTCCTCGGTGTCCGGAGTCTGGGGCGGCTACGGCCACGGCGCCTATGCGGCCTCCAACCGAATGCTGGACAGCATGGCCGCCGCCCTGCGGGCGGACGGCCTGGACTGCAGCGCGGTGCGATGGGGGTTGTGGCAGGACACCAAGATCGCCGACGCGCAGGAGATCACCCGCATCGAGCGCTCGGGCCTGATTGCGATGGATCCCGACGCGGCGATCTCGGCCAGCCTCGGCCGGCGGCGCAACGACCCGCTGATCGCCGCCGCCGACCTCGGGCGGCTCCGGGTCTTCTTTGAAAGCCAAGGCCTGGCGATGCCGTTCACCGGCCATCACAGCGGCCCCGCCGAAGACGCCGGGGTCGAACCGGACGCTCCCGTCGCCGACATCGTCCGGGCCGAGATCGCGGCCGTGCTGAGTATCGACGATCCGGCGTCGGTGGACCTGAACGCGGCGCTGGTCGACCTCGGCGCCGACTCGATGCTGGCGCTTGACCTGCGCGACCGGCTACGGCGCTCGACCGGCGAATCAATCGCTGCGGCAAAACTGTTGGGCGGCATGACCGGTAGCGACCTGATCCATGCCCTGACCCCGAAAAACTAG
- a CDS encoding non-ribosomal peptide synthetase — translation MTETTERETVLNICASYHLRGFVDTERLHQALDAVASRHPVLHEEQRPDWAEHDLSGLAGQAQRLRLEVLAQRDFRRPFDLESESPLRMTAVRLGPDDMALLITAHQRAWDDGSWSPFFADLTRAYTRPEGDGSAAAPTAEQPCDRSEDDLNYWRPLLRELPEPLELPGPNGSAMPGHRRAQRVTRLLSTDTIGRVRSLARETGTTPYAVMLAAYAALLHRYTHTTDLVIAAPVSSRDTVNSIGSFAGTVPIRANPQPRQTFRELLTQTADTATGAFAHRNVDLTQLLDELGSSQESLTRVGFGLLESDGGGFCPPGVQCSPGELHGQSSRLPLNVKVEPTDGRVEAEYLPEILDPSLAAQLLEHYAVLLDSALRDPGRELRRLTLFSDAEAEWMREVATGEQVSIPATTIAALVAERAAASPDNVAVVYEGRQYSYREINAEANRLAHWLIEQGIGTEDRVAVLLDKSPELVVTALAVLKCGAVYLPVDPTYPPERLSYILDDAQAKLALREPVTGLSRYPAEDPRPDQLVRPLRPENTAYLIYTSGSTGLPKGVPVPHRPIAEYFVWFGDKYQVDDTDRLLQVASPGFDVSIAEIFCPLVCGARLVIPRPDGLRDINYLTELLYREGITSMHFVPSLLGLFLSLPGVNQWRTLRRVPIGGEPLPGEIADKFHATFDALLYNFYGPTETVVNTTSYQVEGNQGTRIVPIGRPKLNTQVYLLDDALQPVPVGVIGEIYIGGTHIAHGYHRRSALTAERFVADPFTAGARMYRSGDLARRNADGAVEFVGRADEQVKIRGFRIELGEIAAAISVDPSVGQTVVIAADLPHLGKSLVSYLTPAGGDPGSVDVERIRTRVAAALPDYMNPAAYVVIDEIPITAHGKIDRNALPQPEITSEAEFREPTTDTERTVAALFTELLGAARAGLDDSFFDLGGHSLAATKLVAAIRARCGVDIGIRDVFESETVGRLAQLIDRSEPATATGVRPALVRTSHRGRLPLSAAQLRSWFAYQIEGPSAVNNIPFVARLTGPCDLDALATAFSDLVGRHEILRTTYGEVAGVPHQVINAPAEVPVRQASGDGAAWLQEQLDSERRYCFELEHDWPIRAAVLHTGPGHREHVVSLVVHHIAIDHWSGGVLFADLLTAYRARKAGQEPAWAPLPVQYADFAAWQAELLTEPEDGSGIACAQRQYWERQLEGIPEDTGLRPDLPRPPVPSGAGDSVEFSIDSHTRAKLAGLCREVGVTEFMVLQAAVAVVLHKVGGGTDIPLGTPIASRTEPELDQLVGFFINILVLRNDLGGDPSLREVLSRVRDTALGAYAHQDLPFERVVDAVSPIRSLSRNPLFQVVVHVRDHLPAQQVIETGAGGDTVFTAMEPPFDIAPADLSVNFFAADAGYQGNIVYRSELYHRSTIERLVGWLLQVVNTFADDVDRRLRDVPLLDDRERRRILTDWSRGPEPRVDRPLTIAALLEPSRRWDIDRIALRCGDDQLDYPALHRRSDNFACLLGDLGVGPGSLVGLSTRRGIDMVVALVGIMKAGAGFFPLDPGYPAARKQLMLDDVSPRVVVATAAAAQSMPECPGATLLVLDDPGLQRALDLPAQPDSGLPAAHPDDPMYLVFTSGSTGKPKGVLGTHRAMTSRLNWQLWNYPVPGNDIRLAQASWTFLEGCMETLGGLAAGATTILADDAEHRDPEALAALVRRHSVAQVTAVPSLVSTIVDAWPESLSSLHRLVCGAEPMTAALHRRLLANYGDGPELLNNFGATETSGALVRGPLATPVPLLGVPMPGSQVYLLDDALKPVPVGVVGELYYAGAQLVRGYWKRPGLTASRFVPNPYSSEPGARFYRSGDRARWTEDGCLEFVGRADHQVKVRGFRVELGEVEAALKGVDGVAVAAVRTWDVDGSTTLAGYVAPHEPVTEEADKADFAALVRDQAASVLPGYMMPSSITVLDVMPKTESGKLNRPGLPKPAVSTRGRSEPPRTDTERALAEVFVGLLPIDEIGVRDDFFVLGGDSILSVQLAARARDAGLAVSPRMVFEHPTVQQLAAALDSGADGTRADDDVRHEPMSTSGLSEQDLAAVTAAWATGGGNP, via the coding sequence GTGACCGAGACCACCGAACGAGAAACTGTGCTGAACATCTGTGCGTCCTATCATCTCAGGGGCTTCGTCGACACCGAGCGGTTGCATCAGGCGCTCGATGCCGTGGCGTCCCGCCACCCGGTGCTGCACGAGGAGCAACGGCCTGACTGGGCCGAGCACGATCTGTCGGGCCTCGCCGGCCAGGCCCAGCGGCTCAGGCTGGAAGTGCTGGCGCAACGTGACTTTCGCCGCCCCTTTGATTTGGAATCCGAGTCGCCACTGCGAATGACGGCGGTGCGTCTGGGCCCCGACGACATGGCGCTGCTGATCACCGCGCACCAACGGGCCTGGGATGACGGCTCCTGGTCGCCGTTCTTCGCCGACCTGACTCGGGCCTACACCCGGCCCGAGGGCGATGGCAGCGCCGCGGCGCCGACGGCGGAACAGCCCTGCGATCGATCCGAGGACGACCTGAACTACTGGCGCCCGCTCCTGAGGGAACTGCCTGAACCGCTGGAACTCCCGGGGCCCAACGGCTCCGCGATGCCGGGTCACCGGCGCGCACAGCGCGTGACGCGGCTGCTCTCCACCGACACCATCGGGCGCGTGAGGTCGCTGGCCCGGGAGACCGGCACCACGCCGTACGCCGTAATGCTCGCGGCATACGCGGCGCTGCTGCACCGCTACACCCACACCACCGATCTGGTGATCGCGGCACCGGTGAGCAGTCGTGACACCGTCAACTCGATCGGAAGCTTCGCCGGCACGGTGCCGATTCGGGCCAATCCGCAGCCGCGGCAGACCTTTCGCGAGCTGCTGACCCAGACGGCCGACACGGCGACCGGTGCGTTCGCCCATCGGAATGTCGACCTGACCCAGTTGCTCGATGAGTTGGGCTCTTCTCAGGAATCTCTGACGCGGGTGGGTTTCGGGCTCCTCGAATCCGATGGAGGCGGGTTCTGCCCACCCGGTGTTCAATGCAGTCCCGGGGAGTTGCACGGGCAGTCCAGCCGACTGCCGTTGAACGTCAAGGTGGAGCCGACCGATGGCCGGGTCGAGGCCGAGTATCTACCCGAAATCCTGGACCCGTCGTTGGCCGCCCAGCTGCTCGAGCACTACGCCGTGCTGTTGGACAGTGCCCTGCGGGACCCCGGCCGCGAACTGCGTCGGCTGACCCTGTTCAGTGACGCCGAGGCCGAGTGGATGCGCGAAGTCGCCACCGGCGAGCAGGTCTCGATTCCGGCCACGACGATCGCGGCACTGGTCGCCGAGCGGGCCGCGGCCTCGCCCGACAACGTCGCCGTGGTGTACGAGGGCCGCCAGTACAGCTACCGCGAGATCAACGCGGAGGCGAACCGGCTGGCGCACTGGCTGATTGAGCAGGGCATCGGGACCGAAGACCGCGTCGCCGTGCTGTTGGACAAGTCCCCCGAGCTCGTCGTCACCGCCCTCGCCGTCCTCAAATGCGGTGCGGTCTATCTCCCGGTCGACCCGACCTACCCGCCCGAGCGCCTCTCGTACATCCTCGACGACGCCCAAGCCAAACTTGCGCTGCGCGAGCCGGTTACCGGTCTGTCGCGGTACCCGGCGGAGGACCCTCGGCCCGATCAGCTGGTTCGCCCGCTGCGGCCGGAGAACACCGCCTACCTCATCTACACCTCGGGATCGACCGGGCTGCCCAAGGGAGTCCCGGTGCCGCACCGGCCGATCGCCGAGTACTTCGTCTGGTTCGGCGACAAATACCAGGTCGACGACACGGATCGGCTGTTGCAGGTGGCCTCGCCAGGATTCGACGTGTCCATCGCCGAGATCTTCTGCCCCCTGGTCTGCGGAGCGCGACTGGTGATTCCCCGCCCGGATGGGCTGCGCGACATCAACTATCTGACCGAACTGCTGTACCGCGAGGGCATCACGTCGATGCATTTCGTGCCTTCGCTGCTCGGCCTGTTCCTGTCGCTGCCAGGAGTCAACCAATGGCGGACGCTGCGCCGCGTGCCGATCGGCGGCGAGCCGTTGCCCGGAGAGATCGCCGACAAGTTCCATGCCACCTTCGACGCGTTGCTCTACAACTTCTACGGACCGACCGAAACGGTCGTCAACACCACCAGTTACCAGGTGGAGGGCAATCAGGGCACCCGGATCGTGCCGATCGGGCGACCCAAACTCAACACGCAGGTGTATCTGCTCGATGACGCACTGCAGCCGGTGCCCGTCGGCGTCATCGGTGAAATCTACATCGGCGGAACACATATCGCGCACGGTTACCACCGCCGGTCGGCGCTGACCGCGGAACGCTTCGTCGCGGACCCGTTCACCGCCGGTGCCCGGATGTACCGCTCCGGCGACCTCGCCCGCCGCAACGCCGACGGTGCAGTCGAATTCGTCGGTCGCGCCGACGAGCAGGTTAAGATCCGCGGGTTCCGGATCGAGCTCGGCGAGATCGCCGCGGCGATCTCAGTTGACCCGAGTGTGGGCCAGACGGTCGTCATCGCCGCGGATCTGCCGCACCTGGGCAAGAGCCTGGTCAGTTATCTGACGCCGGCGGGCGGCGACCCGGGATCGGTCGACGTGGAACGCATCCGGACCCGGGTGGCGGCCGCCCTCCCGGACTATATGAATCCGGCCGCGTATGTCGTCATCGACGAGATCCCGATCACCGCGCACGGCAAGATCGACCGGAATGCGCTGCCGCAACCGGAGATCACGTCCGAAGCCGAATTCCGGGAACCCACCACGGACACCGAGCGAACGGTTGCGGCTCTGTTCACTGAGTTGCTGGGTGCCGCCCGGGCAGGCCTGGACGACTCGTTCTTCGACCTGGGCGGACATTCGCTGGCCGCCACCAAACTGGTCGCGGCGATCCGCGCCCGATGCGGAGTCGACATCGGTATCCGGGACGTTTTCGAGTCGGAAACCGTGGGCCGACTGGCGCAACTGATCGATCGGTCGGAACCGGCTACTGCCACCGGAGTGCGTCCGGCGTTGGTGAGGACGTCACACCGAGGCCGGCTGCCACTGTCGGCCGCGCAGCTGCGAAGCTGGTTCGCCTACCAGATCGAGGGTCCCAGCGCGGTCAACAACATCCCGTTCGTCGCGCGACTGACGGGGCCGTGCGATCTCGACGCCCTCGCGACCGCCTTCAGCGACCTGGTCGGGCGCCACGAAATCCTGCGCACCACCTATGGCGAAGTCGCGGGCGTGCCGCATCAGGTGATCAACGCCCCGGCCGAGGTGCCGGTCCGCCAGGCCAGTGGTGACGGTGCGGCCTGGCTGCAGGAGCAACTCGACTCTGAGCGTCGCTATTGCTTTGAGCTGGAACACGACTGGCCGATCCGCGCCGCGGTGCTGCACACCGGCCCCGGCCATCGGGAGCACGTGGTGTCGCTGGTCGTGCACCATATCGCGATCGACCACTGGTCCGGCGGTGTCCTGTTCGCCGACCTGCTCACCGCGTACCGCGCCCGAAAGGCCGGCCAGGAACCGGCATGGGCGCCATTACCGGTCCAGTACGCCGACTTCGCCGCCTGGCAGGCCGAACTGCTCACCGAGCCGGAGGACGGATCCGGAATTGCCTGCGCGCAAAGGCAATACTGGGAGCGGCAGCTGGAAGGTATACCCGAGGACACCGGACTGCGGCCGGACCTGCCGCGGCCGCCGGTGCCCAGCGGTGCCGGCGACTCCGTGGAGTTCAGCATCGATTCGCACACCAGGGCAAAGCTCGCCGGGCTCTGCCGGGAGGTGGGCGTCACCGAATTCATGGTGTTGCAGGCCGCGGTCGCGGTGGTGCTGCACAAGGTCGGAGGCGGGACGGACATTCCGCTGGGAACTCCCATCGCATCCCGCACCGAACCCGAACTCGACCAATTGGTGGGCTTTTTCATCAACATCCTGGTTCTGCGCAACGACCTGGGCGGCGACCCGTCGCTGCGGGAGGTGCTCAGCCGGGTTCGCGACACCGCGCTGGGCGCCTACGCTCACCAGGATCTGCCGTTCGAGCGGGTGGTCGACGCGGTCAGCCCGATCAGGTCGCTGTCGCGGAACCCGCTCTTTCAGGTCGTCGTCCATGTGCGCGACCACCTGCCCGCGCAACAGGTCATCGAGACCGGTGCGGGCGGCGACACGGTATTCACCGCGATGGAACCGCCGTTCGATATCGCCCCGGCGGACCTGAGCGTCAACTTCTTCGCCGCCGACGCGGGTTATCAGGGCAACATCGTCTACCGCAGCGAGCTCTATCACCGCAGCACCATCGAGCGCCTGGTCGGTTGGCTGTTGCAAGTCGTCAACACCTTCGCCGACGACGTCGATCGGCGGTTGCGCGATGTCCCGCTGCTCGACGACCGTGAGCGCCGCCGCATCCTCACCGATTGGAGCCGTGGCCCCGAGCCGAGGGTCGACCGCCCGCTCACCATCGCCGCGCTGCTCGAACCGAGCCGACGGTGGGACATCGACCGCATCGCGCTCCGGTGCGGTGACGACCAGCTGGATTACCCTGCGCTGCACCGCCGCTCAGACAACTTCGCCTGCCTGCTCGGCGATCTCGGCGTGGGGCCAGGATCACTGGTGGGACTGTCAACGCGGCGCGGCATCGACATGGTCGTTGCGCTGGTCGGCATCATGAAGGCCGGCGCCGGCTTCTTCCCACTGGATCCCGGCTACCCGGCGGCACGCAAGCAATTGATGCTCGACGACGTCTCGCCGCGCGTCGTGGTAGCCACCGCCGCGGCTGCGCAGTCGATGCCGGAATGCCCCGGGGCAACGCTGCTGGTACTCGATGATCCCGGACTGCAACGGGCACTCGATCTGCCCGCGCAACCGGACAGCGGTCTGCCCGCGGCGCATCCCGACGACCCGATGTACCTGGTGTTCACATCCGGATCAACGGGCAAACCGAAGGGCGTGCTGGGCACCCATCGCGCGATGACCAGCCGCCTGAACTGGCAGCTGTGGAATTATCCGGTGCCAGGCAACGACATTCGGTTGGCGCAGGCCTCCTGGACGTTCCTGGAGGGCTGCATGGAGACGCTGGGCGGCCTGGCCGCCGGCGCGACCACCATCCTGGCCGACGACGCCGAGCATCGTGACCCCGAGGCGCTGGCTGCGTTGGTACGCAGGCACTCCGTGGCACAGGTGACCGCCGTGCCGAGCCTGGTGTCGACCATCGTGGATGCCTGGCCGGAATCCCTGAGCTCACTGCACCGGTTGGTGTGCGGCGCCGAACCGATGACCGCCGCGTTGCACCGGCGTTTGCTGGCCAACTACGGCGACGGTCCGGAGTTGTTGAACAACTTCGGCGCCACCGAAACGTCCGGCGCCCTGGTCCGCGGGCCGCTCGCGACGCCGGTGCCGCTGCTGGGCGTCCCGATGCCCGGCTCGCAGGTGTATCTGCTCGATGATGCGCTGAAGCCGGTGCCTGTCGGAGTCGTCGGCGAATTGTATTACGCCGGTGCGCAATTGGTGCGTGGCTATTGGAAGCGGCCCGGTCTCACGGCGTCACGGTTCGTGCCCAACCCGTACTCCAGCGAGCCGGGGGCACGTTTCTACCGCAGCGGTGACCGGGCGCGGTGGACCGAAGACGGTTGCCTGGAGTTCGTCGGCCGCGCCGACCATCAGGTGAAAGTCCGCGGCTTCCGTGTCGAGTTGGGAGAGGTGGAGGCCGCACTCAAGGGTGTGGACGGGGTGGCCGTCGCCGCCGTGCGCACCTGGGACGTCGACGGCAGTACAACCCTGGCCGGCTACGTCGCACCACACGAGCCGGTCACCGAGGAGGCCGACAAGGCCGATTTCGCCGCCCTGGTGCGGGACCAGGCCGCGTCGGTGCTGCCGGGATACATGATGCCGTCGTCGATCACCGTACTGGATGTGATGCCCAAGACGGAGTCGGGCAAGCTGAATAGGCCCGGACTGCCGAAACCGGCGGTGAGCACCCGGGGACGCAGCGAGCCGCCCCGCACCGACACCGAGCGCGCCCTGGCCGAAGTCTTCGTCGGATTGTTGCCGATCGACGAGATCGGTGTCCGCGATGACTTTTTCGTCCTCGGCGGGGACAGCATCCTGTCGGTGCAGCTGGCCGCTCGCGCCCGCGACGCCGGTCTTGCGGTAAGCCCGCGAATGGTCTTCGAGCACCCGACCGTCCAACAGCTGGCGGCGGCGCTGGATTCGGGTGCGGACGGGACTCGTGCCGACGATGATGTCCGCCACGAGCCGATGAGCACGTCGGGCCTGTCGGAACAGGATCTCGCCGCGGTGACGGCGGCCTGGGCCACGGGGGGTGGCAACCCGTGA